In Raphanus sativus cultivar WK10039 chromosome 5, ASM80110v3, whole genome shotgun sequence, the following proteins share a genomic window:
- the LOC108805365 gene encoding oleoyl-acyl carrier protein thioesterase 1, chloroplastic, with the protein MLKLSYNATDKLQSLFSHSHQPDPLLHRRRTVSSSVSCSHLRKTVLDPLRATVSADQGSVIRAEQGLGTLADQLRLGSLTEDGLSYKEKFIVRSYEVGSNKTATVETIANLLQEVGCNHAQSVGFSTDGFATTPTMRKLHLIWVTARMHIEIYKYPAWGDVVEIETWCQSEGRIGTRRDWILKDVATGEVTGRATSKWVMMNQDTRRLQKVSDDVRDEYLVFCPKDLRLAFPEENNRSLKKIPKLEDPAQYSMIGLKPRRADLDMNQHVNNVTYIGWVLESIPQEIVDTHELQVITLDYRRECQQDDVVDSLTTTTSEIGGTNGSATSVPQDHNDSQFLHLLRLSGDGQEINRGTTLWRKKPSNL; encoded by the exons ATGTTGAAGCTCTCTTATAATGCGACTGATAAGTTACAGAGCCTCTTCTCGCATTCTCATCAACCGGATCCGTTGTTACATCGGAGAAGAACCGTCTCCTCCTCCGTGTCGTGTTCTCATCTGAGGAAAACGGTTTTGGATCCTTTGAGAGCGACCGTATCTGCTGATCAAGGAAGCGTGATTCGAGCAGAACAGGGTCTGGGTACTCTCGCGGATCAGCTCCGATTAGGTAGCTTGACGGAGGATGGTTTGTCGTATAAGGAGAAGTTCATCGTCAGATCCTACGAAGTTGGGAGTAACAAAACCGCCACTGTCGAAACCATCGCTAATCTTTTGCAG GAGGTGGGATGTAATCATGCCCAAAGCGTTGGATTTTCGACAGATGGGTTTGCGACAACACCGACAATGAGGAAACTGCATCTCATTTGGGTCACTGCGAGAATGCACATTGAGATCTACAAGTACCCTGCTTG GGGTGATGTGGTTGAGATAGAGACATGGTGTCAGAGTGAAGGAAGGATCGGGACTAGGCGTGATTGGATTCTTAAGGATGTTGCTACGGGTGAAGTCACTGGCCGTGCTACaag CAAGTGGGTAATGATGAACCAAGACACAAGACGGCTTCAGAAAGTGTCTGACGATGTTCGGGACGAGTACTTGGTCTTCTGTCCTAAAGATCTCAG ATTAGCATTTCCTGAGGAGAATAATAGAAGCTTGAAGAAGATCCCAAAACTCGAAGATCCAGCTCAGTATTCGATGATTGGGcttaag CCTAGACGAGCTGATCTCGACATGAACCAGCATGTCAATAATGTCACCTATATTGGATGGGTTCTTGAG AGCATACCTCAAGAAATTGTAGACACGCACGAACTTCAGGTCATAACTCTGGATTACAGAAGAGAATGTCAACAAGACGATGTGGTGGATTCACTCACTACCACCACCTCAGAGATTGGTGGGACCAATGGCTCTGCGACATCAGTCCCACAGGACCACAACGATAGCCAGTTCTTACATCTCCTAAGGTTGTCGGGAGATGGTCAAGAGATCAACCGCGGGACAACCCTCTGGAGAAAGAAGCCCTCCAATCTCTAA
- the LOC108805363 gene encoding uncharacterized protein LOC108805363, with amino-acid sequence MVRIENVESFYAKLRESATSTSSQNPLLIFPSSSDVDSICALKVITHILESDSIHYSCFPVSSFLEIHNYAPPALSSHSPLTILLINWGCHRDLKLVLKLGPAARVFVVDSHRPIHLHNLSDQNHQVLVLHTDDDERQADLAYDFDVLKLANESFHMHQESDGEDEDEDESDDGDRPSKRRKMNDDKLMKKLKRDYYKMGTFHGKPSGCLLFELSHLLRKNTNELLWLACVSLTDQFVHEKLTDERYRACVMELEQHINSSGNIDKIASVTLKDGTKVRAPDCSRISYEEEPRLMLLREWNLFDSMLCSSYIATKLKTWSDNGIKKLKLLLARMGFALVECQQKFPYMKDEVKRKMRQEFDRFLPEYGLNDFYYRSFLRLHGYSSRVSAADVVYGITALLESFIESGGSSASKQFGEAYDALSLNNLDKLRSGMQQAIKVQRAILRQGSAAITKTGCIRSGRKFRWVKVEDSIDAKYLGYPQALTKFCYFLMDALREKGARMKPMLCASASQQLGKILVVGVCGKPRLGAVRGNAFGNAFRKAAQESRADYFHELFESSWIVLDVSAVNSFMIRLTEKL; translated from the coding sequence CCACGTCATCCCAGAATCCTCTCCTCATATTCCCTTCATCCTCCGACGTCGATTCCATCTGCGCCCTCAAGGTCATAACACACATCCTCGAATCCGATTCCATCCACTATTCCTGTTTCCCCGTCTCCTCTTTTCTCGAGATCCACAACTACGCTCCTCCCGCGCTCTCCTCCCACAGTCCTCTCACCATTCTGTTGATTAATTGGGGCTGTCACCGCGATTTGAAGCTGGTGCTGAAGCTAGGCCCCGCCGCTCGTGTCTTTGTGGTCGATAGTCACAGACCTATTCATCTCCACAATCTCAGCGATCAGAATCACCAGGTTCTTGTTCTCCACACCGATGATGACGAGAGGCAAGCGGATCTCGCTTACGATTTCGATGTCTTGAAATTGGCCAACGAGAGCTTTCACATGCATCAAGAAAGCGATGgcgaagatgaagatgaagacgaGAGTGATGATGGTGATAGACCGAGTAAGAGAAGGAAAATGAATGATGATAAGCTTATGAAGAAGCTAAAGAGAGACTATTACAAGATGGGGACTTTCCACGGGAAGCCATCAGGTTGCTTGTTGTTCGAGCTCTCTCACTTATTAAGGAAGAACACCAACGAGTTGCTCTGGCTCGCTTGCGTTTCCTTAACCGATCAGTTCGTTCACGAGAAGTTAACCGACGAGAGATACCGAGCTTGCGTTATGGAGCTCGAGCAGCACATCAACAGCTCCGGGAACATCGACAAGATCGCTTCCGTTACTCTCAAAGACGGAACCAAGGTCCGAGCTCCCGACTGTTCAAGAATCTCCTACGAGGAAGAGCCTAGGCTTATGCTTCTCAGAGAGTGGAATCTCTTCGACTCCATGCTCTGCTCCTCTTACATCGCTACTAAACTCAAGACTTGGAGCGATAACGGGATCAAGAAACTCAAGCTTCTTTTGGCTCGTATGGGGTTTGCGCTCGTCGAGTGCCAGCAGAAGTTTCCTTACATGAAGGACGAGGTGAAGAGGAAGATGAGGCAGGAGTTTGATCGCTTTTTGCCTGAGTATGGGCTTAATGATTTCTACTACAGGAGTTTCTTGCGTCTTCATGGTTACAGCTCCAGGGTCTCTGCTGCTGATGTTGTTTATGGTATCACAGCGCTTCTTGAATCGTTTATCGAGTCAGGTGGCTCCTCTGCTTCTAAACAGTTTGGAGAAGCTTATGATGCTTTGTCATTGAACAATCTTGATAAACTTCGTTCTGGTATGCAACAAGCGATCAAGGTTCAAAGAGCGATACTCAGGCAAGGAAGTGCAGCGATCACCAAAACAGGATGCATTCGAAGCGGAAGGAAGTTCAGATGGGTGAAGGTTGAGGATTCCATTGATGCTAAGTACTTGGGATACCCTCAGGCTTTGACCAAGTTCTGTTACTTTCTGATGGATGCTTTGAGAGAGAAAGGAGCTAGGATGAAGCCGATGCTATGTGCCTCCGCATCTCAGCAATTAGGGAAGATACTTGTGGTTGGAGTTTGTGGGAAGCCGAGGCTCGGTGCAGTAAGAGGGAATGCGTTTGGTAATGCTTTCAGAAAAGCAGCTCAAGAGAGTAGAGCTGATTACTTTCACGAGCTATTCGAGTCCTCGTGGATCGTCTTGGATGTTTCTGCTGTTAACTCTTTCATGATTAGATTAACTGAGAAGCTTTGA